In Candidatus Pantoea floridensis, a single genomic region encodes these proteins:
- a CDS encoding dihydrodipicolinate synthase family protein: MFKGLSAFPLTPLNASGIDEKAFLNILKRLTDAQVDSLGILGSTGSYAYFTREQRKRIATLAVQHADNIPVMVSIGAISTDEVLRLADDAQQAGASALLLPAVSYQKLNDEEVFGFYQDVSRHVSLPICVYDNPGTTHTVFSDALHARIATLPHIASIKIPGVPADIAAATERVQALRADFPARVSIGVSGDAFAGAGLIAGCDLWYSVCGGLFPRTAKAITDAAMAGDFASVAAQAQRLAPLWALFTRHGGSLRVIAAAASNLGLAEMDCLPRPLRPLAAAEAAEVHKVIVGLELGE, translated from the coding sequence ATGTTTAAAGGTTTAAGTGCGTTTCCTCTGACTCCGCTGAATGCTTCTGGTATCGACGAAAAAGCTTTTCTTAACATCCTCAAAAGGCTAACTGATGCTCAAGTAGATTCGCTTGGCATATTAGGTTCCACCGGCAGCTACGCCTATTTTACGCGTGAACAGCGCAAGCGCATTGCTACCCTGGCCGTTCAGCATGCGGATAACATTCCGGTGATGGTAAGTATTGGCGCAATAAGTACTGATGAGGTGCTGCGGCTGGCCGATGATGCGCAGCAGGCTGGCGCGAGTGCCTTATTACTACCGGCCGTTTCGTATCAAAAATTGAATGATGAAGAGGTGTTTGGCTTTTATCAGGATGTCTCGCGGCATGTGTCACTGCCGATCTGCGTTTACGATAATCCCGGTACGACCCACACTGTTTTCTCTGATGCGTTACATGCCCGCATCGCCACGCTGCCACATATTGCTTCCATCAAAATCCCCGGCGTACCTGCGGATATTGCAGCCGCCACGGAGCGGGTACAGGCATTGCGTGCAGACTTCCCAGCACGCGTCTCGATTGGCGTGAGCGGCGATGCGTTCGCGGGTGCAGGGCTGATCGCCGGTTGCGACCTGTGGTATTCGGTGTGTGGCGGACTGTTCCCGCGCACCGCTAAAGCCATCACTGATGCGGCAATGGCGGGAGATTTTGCTAGCGTTGCCGCACAGGCACAACGTCTGGCACCGCTTTGGGCGCTGTTTACCAGGCACGGCGGAAGTCTTCGCGTCATCGCCGCCGCAGCAAGCAATTTGGGACTGGCAGAGATGGATTGTCTGCCGCGGCCGTTGCGACCGCTAGCTGCCGCCGAGGCTGCCGAAGTCCATAAAGTGATTGTCGGGCTGGAATTGGGTGAGTGA
- a CDS encoding YncE family protein, whose amino-acid sequence MKSLFSPRKAAVAAAVVAAFSLTACQAPAKKAEAPAAAAKPADTALTQRTLGDGLYEMAYSPAAKALYVASAQSFKDVNGGVIYRLDPTTLATKGVTHTDLKNFGTAIDEEGSVFYTTNSLDGALSKVDAQTGKVLQRLVFPGKKDKEGYPAGAREVLWHGNELYVGRVADPGYISVVDEKSFKLKATIQNAGKWVTGIIYSPLTERIYATNGAGEILVINPRTHKIEKRWTAGDGKEYLFLNMAEDPDTGRLFVTDDSKGKTTLVFDERTGKVIKRIEGDALGIKFNAKRNEIYISQRESKKVLQLDATTYAVKNSWSFDNHPNSLLIGPDNNTLYVTLKAEFNKDSSTKGQDQIARISLK is encoded by the coding sequence ATGAAATCGTTATTTAGCCCGCGCAAAGCGGCCGTTGCTGCAGCGGTTGTTGCCGCATTCAGCCTGACCGCTTGTCAGGCACCCGCTAAAAAAGCTGAAGCGCCAGCTGCTGCCGCCAAGCCTGCTGATACTGCGTTGACCCAACGCACGCTGGGTGACGGACTGTATGAAATGGCGTACTCGCCTGCTGCGAAAGCGCTCTATGTTGCCAGTGCTCAGAGCTTCAAAGACGTCAACGGCGGCGTGATTTACCGCCTCGATCCCACCACTTTGGCGACCAAAGGGGTAACGCATACCGATCTGAAAAACTTCGGTACCGCGATTGATGAAGAAGGCAGCGTGTTCTACACCACCAACTCGCTGGATGGCGCCCTCTCCAAAGTGGACGCGCAAACGGGGAAGGTTTTGCAGCGTTTAGTCTTCCCAGGTAAGAAAGATAAAGAAGGTTATCCGGCGGGCGCGCGTGAAGTGCTGTGGCACGGTAACGAGTTATATGTCGGCCGCGTGGCGGATCCCGGTTATATCTCCGTGGTTGACGAGAAAAGCTTTAAGCTGAAAGCAACCATCCAGAATGCGGGCAAATGGGTAACCGGTATCATCTATTCACCGCTGACGGAGCGTATTTATGCCACCAACGGTGCAGGTGAGATTTTGGTGATCAATCCACGTACGCATAAGATTGAAAAACGCTGGACTGCGGGCGATGGCAAAGAGTACCTGTTCCTGAACATGGCGGAAGACCCGGACACCGGTCGACTGTTTGTTACCGATGATTCGAAAGGCAAGACCACGCTGGTATTCGATGAGCGTACTGGCAAAGTGATTAAACGCATCGAAGGTGATGCGCTGGGCATCAAGTTTAATGCTAAGCGTAATGAGATCTACATTAGCCAGCGCGAATCGAAGAAAGTGCTGCAGCTGGATGCCACCACCTATGCGGTGAAAAACAGCTGGTCGTTTGATAACCATCCAAATAGCCTGCTGATTGGTCCGGACAACAATACTTTGTATGTCACGCTGAAAGCGGAGTTCAATAAAGACTCCTCCACTAAAGGCCAGGATCAGATTGCGCGTATCTCACTGAAATAA
- the fhuE gene encoding ferric-rhodotorulic acid/ferric-coprogen receptor FhuE, with protein sequence MSGIRNTFSVSILAMAIHALLNPAVAQAAASSSNSQQDLVVDATTSADEDNEKQDYAVKTTRAGTKLLLTPRDVPQSLSVVTQQRMQDQNLQSVNDVLTNATGISTNLIDSERSEYYSRGFKISNFSYDGIPTSVNDSWNYGDAASDTAIYDRIEIVRGATGLMTGAGSPAASINMVRKHADSKTFTGSISASYGSWNKQRYVADLSAPLNQDGSLRGRVVTGYSDEDGWLDRYHKTKKFLYGVLDADITEHTTLSLGYDYEDANTGNPTWGGLPMFYSNNATTHYDRSLNSAANWARYNTNSRKVFADIDHNFDNGWNIHVNSTHAENTFNDKLLYVMGNADQDTGEGTTGYGSMDRGKRQMDSFDGYASGPIELLGRQHQLMAGVSYSRQHNATYSQDGVTDLENYDIATSDMGIFNNSWNGNIAEPQWQGWYQNANDTIRQKSAYTAARFSLADPLSLIIGARYTQWSTNGSSGDMTKSNTTPYAGLVYDINDTWSAYGSYTSIFLPQTYRDTSGKYLSPVTGKSYETGLKSAWYDGRLTATVAVFRIEQDNVGQAIDGVYLSGSEQAYAPAKGAVSKGAEFELNGALTDNLQLTFGATRYVARDKEGRFNSYQPQTSFKLFTRYQLPMLPDLTVGGGLNWQNRVFEDATNATGDTVRVYQGSYPLASLFARYQVTKQVTVQANVDNLFDREYYSYMNSYVYGAPRSFSMSLSYQF encoded by the coding sequence ATGTCTGGCATCAGGAATACCTTTAGCGTCTCAATACTGGCTATGGCGATACATGCCCTGCTCAACCCAGCCGTGGCACAAGCAGCGGCCTCCAGCAGCAATAGCCAACAGGATTTGGTAGTGGATGCGACAACCAGCGCGGATGAAGACAATGAAAAGCAGGATTACGCCGTAAAAACCACGCGTGCTGGCACAAAATTGTTGCTGACCCCGCGCGATGTTCCGCAATCGCTGAGCGTGGTAACCCAGCAGCGTATGCAAGATCAGAATCTGCAATCGGTGAACGATGTGCTGACCAATGCCACCGGCATTTCCACCAATTTGATCGATAGCGAGCGTTCGGAATACTACTCGCGCGGTTTTAAAATCAGCAATTTCTCTTACGACGGCATTCCAACTTCGGTTAATGACAGCTGGAATTACGGTGATGCCGCATCTGATACCGCCATTTACGATCGCATCGAGATTGTACGCGGTGCCACCGGCTTAATGACCGGTGCGGGCAGCCCCGCAGCATCCATCAATATGGTACGCAAGCACGCCGATAGCAAAACCTTCACCGGTTCGATCAGCGCCAGCTACGGCAGTTGGAACAAACAGCGCTACGTCGCCGATCTCTCAGCGCCACTGAATCAGGATGGCAGCTTGCGCGGCCGTGTCGTAACCGGTTACAGCGATGAAGATGGCTGGCTCGACCGCTACCACAAAACAAAAAAATTCCTCTATGGCGTGCTTGATGCGGATATCACCGAGCACACCACCCTGTCGCTGGGCTACGACTATGAAGACGCCAACACCGGAAATCCGACATGGGGTGGCTTACCCATGTTCTATAGCAATAACGCCACCACACATTACGATCGTAGCCTTAACTCCGCGGCTAACTGGGCGCGTTATAACACCAACTCCCGCAAAGTGTTCGCCGATATCGACCATAACTTCGATAACGGCTGGAATATCCACGTTAACAGCACACACGCGGAGAACACGTTCAACGATAAGTTGTTATATGTGATGGGCAATGCCGATCAGGATACGGGTGAAGGCACCACCGGCTACGGCAGCATGGATCGTGGCAAACGCCAGATGGACTCTTTCGACGGTTATGCCAGCGGCCCGATTGAACTGTTAGGTCGTCAGCATCAGTTAATGGCGGGCGTCAGCTATAGCCGCCAGCACAACGCGACATATAGCCAGGATGGCGTCACGGATCTGGAAAACTACGATATCGCCACCAGCGATATGGGGATCTTCAATAACAGCTGGAACGGCAACATTGCCGAACCGCAGTGGCAAGGCTGGTATCAGAACGCTAATGACACTATCCGCCAGAAATCGGCCTACACCGCCGCGCGTTTCTCGCTGGCCGATCCGCTTTCGCTGATTATTGGTGCGCGTTACACGCAGTGGAGCACCAATGGCAGCAGCGGCGACATGACCAAAAGCAACACTACGCCGTATGCGGGTTTGGTGTATGACATTAATGATACCTGGTCCGCTTACGGCAGCTACACCTCCATCTTCCTGCCGCAAACCTATCGCGACACCAGCGGCAAATATCTGTCACCGGTTACCGGTAAAAGCTATGAAACCGGGCTGAAATCTGCCTGGTATGATGGTCGATTAACGGCGACGGTTGCAGTGTTCCGCATTGAACAGGATAACGTTGGGCAGGCAATTGATGGTGTTTATCTTAGCGGCAGCGAGCAGGCATACGCGCCGGCCAAAGGGGCGGTCAGTAAAGGTGCGGAGTTTGAGCTGAATGGAGCGCTAACGGATAATCTGCAGCTGACTTTCGGTGCCACACGCTATGTCGCTCGGGATAAAGAGGGTCGCTTCAACAGCTACCAGCCGCAAACGTCTTTCAAGCTGTTTACGCGTTATCAACTGCCAATGCTGCCCGATCTAACGGTTGGCGGGGGGCTGAACTGGCAAAATCGCGTGTTTGAAGACGCGACCAATGCCACTGGTGATACCGTGCGCGTTTATCAAGGTAGCTATCCGCTGGCATCCTTGTTTGCGCGTTATCAGGTTACTAAGCAGGTGACAGTGCAGGCTAACGTAGATAACCTCTTTGACCGCGAATATTACAGCTACATGAACAGCTACGTATATGGCGCACCGCGTAGCTTCTCAATGAGCCTGTCATATCAATTCTAA
- a CDS encoding C40 family peptidase: MINSAACKVIACLFLFTLAGCSSKSSHAPAEESVDTSAEGGKQPDLIPVIAALHDQMHSWEGTKYQWGGTQLTGVDCSGFVWRTLKDRFNIPMDRVTTKELIAMGKPVDQAHLQPGDLVFFRIKRELHVGFYDTDHQFLHASVSQGVMRSSLNNPYWKSVYLEARRLPKEQNSQISFNYKNKV, translated from the coding sequence ATGATCAATTCTGCTGCCTGCAAAGTTATCGCCTGCCTGTTTCTCTTTACTCTGGCAGGTTGTTCATCTAAGTCTTCACACGCGCCTGCTGAGGAGAGCGTTGATACTTCGGCCGAGGGTGGCAAGCAGCCCGATTTGATTCCGGTAATTGCAGCGCTGCACGATCAAATGCATTCATGGGAAGGGACAAAATATCAGTGGGGCGGCACGCAATTAACCGGCGTGGATTGTTCAGGATTTGTCTGGCGCACGCTGAAAGATCGCTTCAATATTCCCATGGATCGTGTCACCACCAAAGAGTTAATTGCCATGGGCAAGCCGGTGGATCAGGCGCATTTGCAGCCGGGTGACTTAGTCTTCTTCCGCATTAAACGTGAGTTGCACGTTGGCTTTTATGACACCGATCATCAGTTCCTGCACGCCTCTGTAAGCCAGGGCGTGATGCGCTCATCGCTAAATAACCCGTATTGGAAATCGGTTTATTTGGAGGCACGACGTTTGCCGAAAGAACAAAATTCACAGATCAGTTTCAATTATAAAAACAAGGTTTGA
- a CDS encoding isopenicillin N synthase family dioxygenase — protein sequence MEKTTFDMHELAKESRMGARGVEAARDVRIIDLSDFEQRKPEIAEQLWQAATEIGFFQVSGHGIPLDDINAAFANAERFFALPQREKARYPLSRNAGWEYRAQIRPSTGKPDQKESYQITRPRMADLWPDDALPDFQRDVLKFERQCWEVGMRLLSCFALKLGFPDDFFAQAHEPSRETYQSTLRMLHYFAISGEPDGPWRAGAHTDFDCLTLLFQRDGQGGLQVCPGKEMEEQVWTPIEPLEGVITCNVGDMLMRWSDDKLPSNFHRVSNPLPGESVPARYSLAFFCQANEDVIIEGPEKKYPPISARDYLAQRISANFSGKY from the coding sequence ATGGAAAAGACCACTTTTGACATGCATGAACTGGCTAAAGAATCGCGCATGGGCGCGCGCGGCGTTGAGGCAGCACGCGATGTGCGCATCATCGATCTCTCTGATTTTGAACAGCGTAAACCCGAAATAGCCGAGCAGCTGTGGCAAGCCGCCACGGAGATCGGTTTTTTCCAGGTTTCCGGCCACGGCATTCCGCTAGACGATATCAACGCTGCCTTTGCTAACGCTGAGCGCTTTTTTGCACTGCCGCAACGTGAGAAAGCACGTTATCCGTTAAGCCGTAACGCGGGCTGGGAATACCGGGCGCAAATCCGTCCTTCCACCGGTAAACCCGATCAAAAAGAGTCGTATCAGATAACGCGGCCGCGTATGGCAGATCTGTGGCCTGATGATGCCTTACCGGATTTTCAACGCGACGTGCTGAAATTTGAACGCCAGTGCTGGGAAGTGGGGATGCGTTTGCTTTCCTGTTTCGCGCTTAAGCTGGGCTTCCCGGACGATTTCTTTGCTCAGGCGCACGAACCTTCACGTGAAACCTATCAAAGTACGTTGCGCATGCTGCACTACTTTGCCATTAGCGGCGAACCTGATGGGCCGTGGCGTGCCGGTGCGCATACCGATTTTGATTGCCTGACTTTGCTGTTCCAGCGCGATGGGCAGGGCGGTTTACAGGTGTGTCCAGGTAAAGAGATGGAAGAGCAGGTGTGGACGCCCATCGAGCCGCTGGAAGGCGTTATTACCTGTAATGTCGGCGATATGCTGATGCGCTGGAGCGATGATAAATTGCCGTCCAATTTCCATCGCGTCAGTAATCCATTACCTGGCGAATCTGTCCCGGCACGCTATAGCCTGGCGTTTTTCTGTCAGGCTAATGAGGATGTGATTATCGAAGGACCGGAGAAAAAGTATCCGCCTATTTCCGCCCGGGATTATCTGGCGCAGCGTATAAGCGCCAACTTCTCCGGCAAGTATTAA
- a CDS encoding ABC transporter substrate-binding protein produces MTMSRFRFSLLAVLLGTSALTHAADKLVLQTTWVAQAEQGGYYQAVATGIYKKYGLDVEVRSGGPQLNNMTLLLANRADVIVSYDLQVLQGIERNFPLKAIAAPFQFDPQGIVTHGDVKSLAQLKGKTVLVSASGQASWWPWLKSKYQLQDGQARPYTFNMQPFLADKNTAQQAYATSEVQQIKEVQPNSKFYLFADYGYPAYGGILVTRDDLLQKEPDVMKRFVAASMEGWKSYLANPTAGNTLIKKENTQMTDAILAFGVSQMKALHLIDGGDAATQGLGVMTEQRWQATRDFMVNAGLLKAATDWQRAFTTQFTPSATQ; encoded by the coding sequence ATGACAATGTCACGTTTCCGTTTCTCTTTACTCGCTGTGCTGCTCGGCACTTCTGCGCTGACGCACGCCGCAGACAAACTGGTGTTGCAAACCACCTGGGTCGCACAAGCCGAGCAAGGCGGCTATTACCAGGCGGTCGCTACCGGCATCTACAAAAAATATGGGCTGGATGTCGAAGTACGTTCAGGTGGGCCACAGCTCAATAACATGACGCTGCTGTTAGCGAATCGCGCCGATGTGATCGTCAGCTACGACCTGCAAGTGTTGCAGGGCATCGAACGCAATTTTCCGTTAAAAGCCATCGCTGCGCCCTTTCAGTTTGATCCCCAAGGCATTGTTACCCACGGCGATGTGAAATCATTGGCTCAGCTCAAGGGCAAAACCGTGCTGGTATCAGCCAGCGGGCAAGCCAGCTGGTGGCCGTGGTTGAAAAGCAAATATCAGCTGCAGGATGGTCAGGCGCGTCCTTACACCTTCAACATGCAACCTTTCCTTGCTGATAAAAATACTGCGCAACAGGCTTACGCCACTTCCGAAGTGCAACAGATCAAAGAAGTGCAGCCCAACAGTAAATTTTATCTGTTTGCCGATTATGGCTATCCGGCCTACGGCGGCATTCTGGTTACGCGCGATGATTTACTGCAAAAAGAGCCGGATGTGATGAAACGCTTTGTTGCGGCTTCGATGGAAGGCTGGAAATCCTATCTCGCTAATCCGACAGCAGGCAATACGCTGATCAAAAAAGAGAACACACAAATGACCGACGCCATTCTGGCTTTCGGCGTATCACAAATGAAGGCTTTGCACCTGATAGACGGCGGCGATGCAGCGACACAGGGCCTAGGCGTGATGACCGAGCAACGCTGGCAGGCCACGCGTGATTTTATGGTCAACGCGGGATTGCTGAAAGCCGCCACCGATTGGCAACGTGCTTTCACCACCCAGTTCACTCCATCCGCTACGCAGTGA